The following coding sequences are from one Triticum aestivum cultivar Chinese Spring chromosome 5A, IWGSC CS RefSeq v2.1, whole genome shotgun sequence window:
- the LOC123106290 gene encoding uncharacterized protein: MESAQKKKVGSMEVEMPGVVPVSATVAALPAAVRFVSLWALVTPFVLFLVFGVWALLTSALSMFFPQKDAEASALDVGIVCCAALQAAAAVLAVRLPCRRVWVRYALAYLALALTIAGHFMYFAQADCFSRITCTVGMYEYAAGDIICFLALLLGPLLEACQDRVRCRLAQLS, from the exons ATGGAGTCGGCGCAGAAGAAGAAGGTTGGATCCATGGAGGTGGAGATGCCTGGTGTGGTTCCTGTGAGCGCGACGGTGGCCGCTCTTCCGGCCGCTGTCAGATTTGTCAGCCTTTGGGCGCTCGTCACCCCCTTCGTCTTGTTCCTCGTCTTCGGCGTTTGGGCGCTCCTCACCTCCGCACTG TCTATGTTCTTTCCGCAGAAGGACGCGGAGGCGAGCGCCCTGGACGTCGGGATCGTGTGCTGCGCCGCGCTCCAGGCGGCCGCGGCGGTGCTGGCTGTGCGGCTCCCGTGCCGCCGCGTCTGGGTCCGCTACGCCTTGGCCTACCTCGCCCTCGCGCTCACCATCGCCGGCCACTTTATGTACTTCGCCCAAGCAGACTGCTTCTCCAGAATCACCTGCACCGTCGGCATGTACGAGTACGCTGCGGGCGATATCATCTGCTTCCTGGCCCTCCTCCTTGGCCCCCTCCTGGAAGCATGCCAAGATCGAGTACGTTGCCGATTAGCTCAGCTAAGCTAG